Proteins from a genomic interval of Diospyros lotus cultivar Yz01 chromosome 6, ASM1463336v1, whole genome shotgun sequence:
- the LOC127804888 gene encoding uncharacterized protein LOC127804888, which translates to MADFSTTSATSNIAPSASRSALPSSSPISVDHHTLQITQHKLTGTNFREWSQSVMLVMKGKGKMGYLTCGTTQPDADTSEYNTWDAENSIVMAWIINSMEPKIGRTYLFYKIAKEVWDAVQSLYSDMENTAQCFEVRSALKTTRQGNNSVTDYYNILSELWHEMDLNYDINWEFIEDGVKYAKMVEKERVFDFLQGLNSDLDEVRGQLLGIKPFPSIKEAFAEVRREESRKKVMMHTATKVNNQGGSALAVSKQKTTAPRGDHTRDKSWCDHCKRPNHTKENCWKLHGKPANWKGRNQNQKRPQPAYAADTEEGTSVILTSNQLGKSCNKF; encoded by the coding sequence ATGGCCGATTTCTCAACCACCAGTGCAACCTCCAATATCGCACCTTCCGCCTCTCGATCAGCCCTTCCATCCTCTTCTCCTATCTCGGTAGATCATCATACTCTTCAAATCACACAGCATAAGCTTACTGGAACCAATTTTCGGGAATGGTCACAGTCGGTTATGTTGGTGATGAAAGGGAAAGGTAAGATGGGTTATCTCACATGTGGAACAACTCAGCCAGATGCTGATACATCCGAGTATAATACCtgggatgctgaaaactccATAGTGATGGCTTGGATCATCAATTctatggagccaaagatagggAGAACCTACTTATTCTATAAGATAGCCAAGGAAGTGTGGGATGCTGTTCAAAGTCTGTATTCAGATATGGAAAATACAGCACAATGCTTTGAGGTAAGATCGGCCTTAAAAACCACCCGCCAAGGTAACAACTCGGTCACTGATTACTACAATATTTTATCTGAACTATGGCATGAGATGGATCTAAATTATGATATAAACTGGGAGTTCATAGAAGATGGAGTGAAATATGCAAAGATGGTCGAGAAGGAGCGGGTGTTTGATTTCTTGCAGGGACTAAACTCTGACTTAGATGAAGTCAGAGGACAGCTTCTAGGGATAAAACCCTTCCCTTCCATCAAGGAGGCCTTTGCTGAAGTAAGGAGGGAAGAAAGCAGAAAAAAAGTGATGATGCACACAGCAACTAAAGTTAACAATCAAGGTGGATCAGCACTTGCAGTCTCCAAACAAAAGACAACAGCACCTCGAGGAGATCATACAAGAGATAAAtcttggtgtgatcattgcaagaGACCAAACCACACCAAAGAAAACTGTTGGAAGTTACATGGAAAGCCTGCTAATTGGAAGGGGAGAAACCAGAATCAGAAAAGACCACAGCCAGCCTATGCAGCAGATACAGAAGAAGGTACAAGTGTCATCCTAACTTCTAACCAGTTGGGGAAATCCTGCAACAAGTTTTAA